The Bacteroidota bacterium genome includes a window with the following:
- a CDS encoding BatA domain-containing protein, giving the protein MNFLSPGLLFGLLAASIPILIHLLNLRKLKKIDFSTLHFLRLIEKQKVRRVKLVQWLLMALRVLIIAMLVLGFSRPVIQNERIPGFTSAAKTTVVLVLDDSFSMEVVEGQGSRFNLAKGVAVSILSGLKEGDEASVILTSGRDLDIRLTPGDLPALTKAIKDLEPDFISGDLNTAIIKASRLLGESENLNKELYILSDFQKATLGNPKEFTDVSTLLDSRVQTRLFNLGSKKTVNSAITGIKVNNQVFEPGKDISVTVTIRNYSDDDVKNGVVSLFVNNERGAQKSYNLDAGKITDITLSAPVRKSGFSSIYASIEDDDIKTDNRRYASIFLPKEFSTVLLGKSSDLKFIRAAIESGSFSGNMKITEKDITQTGALDLKDVNMIIVAGSGEGVNLGKLRDYTANGGGILLFPGENTSLAGYSALLKQFGVSPPLELKKDSKALPGKFSAVMFNHPLLREIFQTQYGNSVESPELVTWFRLPQGGGTDIITMADGSVFLKETRAGKGRVLSVATSPTLSTGDFPMIPLFAPLVYRSMFYLASQEPATGGSLTGEEIALPGRKTGGGKVTVVAPNGLASALGSGKTDDGVVFPGTDLPGIYRFTRDDEEIDFVPVNTDTTESNSTPMERQEIVDYFKKINVKNSPVFIGAEGNFTQTLTESRLGSELWKLFIIIAMILIGVEMYFSRAKKSDTP; this is encoded by the coding sequence ATGAATTTCCTCTCACCCGGTTTATTGTTTGGACTTCTCGCTGCATCAATTCCGATATTGATCCACCTCCTCAATTTACGAAAACTAAAAAAGATAGATTTCTCCACACTTCACTTCCTTCGACTTATCGAAAAACAAAAAGTGAGAAGAGTGAAACTCGTACAGTGGCTGTTGATGGCGCTTAGGGTTTTGATCATCGCAATGCTGGTTCTTGGTTTCTCAAGACCCGTGATTCAGAATGAAAGAATTCCCGGCTTTACTTCCGCGGCTAAAACCACGGTTGTCCTGGTGTTGGATGACAGCTTCAGCATGGAAGTGGTGGAAGGTCAGGGGTCGAGATTCAATCTTGCCAAGGGAGTGGCAGTTTCCATCCTGTCGGGACTGAAAGAAGGTGACGAAGCCAGTGTAATTCTTACTTCAGGGAGAGATCTGGATATCAGACTCACCCCCGGAGATCTGCCGGCGTTAACAAAAGCCATAAAAGATTTGGAGCCTGATTTCATCAGTGGAGATCTCAACACTGCAATAATCAAGGCATCCCGTCTGCTCGGTGAATCAGAGAATTTGAATAAAGAGCTTTACATCCTCTCCGATTTTCAGAAAGCCACACTCGGAAATCCGAAAGAGTTTACCGATGTCTCGACTCTCCTTGACTCAAGAGTTCAAACCAGGCTGTTTAACCTCGGTTCGAAAAAGACGGTTAACTCGGCGATTACCGGAATAAAAGTAAACAATCAGGTCTTCGAGCCCGGCAAGGATATCTCTGTTACGGTGACAATAAGAAATTATTCCGATGATGATGTCAAAAACGGGGTGGTTTCACTTTTTGTGAATAACGAAAGGGGTGCCCAAAAAAGCTATAATCTTGATGCCGGGAAAATAACTGACATCACTCTCTCGGCACCTGTAAGAAAGTCAGGATTCTCTTCGATTTATGCATCGATCGAGGACGATGATATTAAAACCGATAACAGGAGATATGCTTCGATCTTTTTGCCGAAGGAATTTAGTACCGTTTTGCTGGGCAAGAGTTCCGATTTGAAATTTATCAGGGCAGCAATTGAATCCGGATCTTTCTCGGGCAACATGAAAATCACTGAGAAGGATATCACTCAGACGGGTGCTTTGGATCTTAAAGATGTGAACATGATTATTGTTGCCGGATCAGGTGAAGGGGTAAATTTAGGGAAATTGAGAGATTATACAGCCAATGGTGGTGGAATCCTTCTGTTTCCGGGAGAAAATACTTCACTTGCGGGATATTCTGCTTTGCTAAAACAGTTTGGAGTCTCCCCTCCTTTGGAGCTTAAGAAAGATTCAAAAGCTCTTCCGGGGAAATTTTCTGCGGTGATGTTTAATCATCCCCTGCTCAGGGAGATATTTCAGACACAATACGGGAACAGCGTTGAATCACCCGAACTTGTTACATGGTTCCGATTGCCGCAGGGTGGGGGCACTGATATAATTACAATGGCAGACGGCAGCGTGTTCCTTAAAGAGACGAGAGCAGGAAAAGGCAGGGTACTGTCAGTGGCGACATCACCAACCCTGTCAACCGGTGACTTCCCGATGATTCCCCTCTTCGCGCCTCTTGTCTACCGGTCAATGTTCTATCTTGCATCACAGGAACCGGCAACGGGGGGAAGTTTAACGGGCGAGGAGATCGCTCTTCCCGGTAGAAAAACAGGGGGAGGAAAGGTAACCGTGGTTGCTCCGAACGGACTGGCATCAGCACTTGGATCAGGTAAAACAGATGATGGGGTTGTATTTCCCGGGACAGACCTTCCCGGAATTTACAGGTTTACCCGGGATGATGAAGAGATCGATTTTGTCCCTGTGAATACTGACACAACAGAGTCAAATTCCACCCCGATGGAAAGACAGGAAATAGTTGATTATTTTAAGAAAATCAATGTGAAAAACAGCCCGGTCTTCATTGGTGCAGAAGGCAATTTTACACAGACGCTCACAGAGTCACGGCTGGGGTCGGAATTATGGAAACTGTTCATAATAATTGCAATGATATTGATTGGTGTGGAAATGTATTTTTCACGGGCAAAAAAGAGTGATACCCCTTAA
- a CDS encoding aconitate hydratase, whose translation MTANLDMIRKVYEGFAGKVEHARTLLGRPLTYAEKILYTHLWELPSSPLTRGKDYADLAPDRVAMQDATAQMALLQFMSAGKKEAAVPSTVHCDHLIQAQTGAVDDLNRANTDNREVYDFLESVSSKYGIGFWKPGAGIIHQVVLENYAFPGGMMIGTDSHTPNAGGLGMIAIGVGGADAVDVMAGMAWELKWPKLIGVKLTGKLNGWTSPKDVILKLAGILTVKGGTGAIVEYFGEGTESISCTGKGTICNMGAEIGATTSLFPYDAKMAAYLKSTAREDLAALADDIASELKADSDVAANPEKYFDQIIEINLSELEPHVNGPFTPDLAWPISKLKEAAKENNYPEKLSVALIGSCTNSSYEDIDRSTNIARQALAKGLKAKSQFTITPGSEQVRATIERDGQLQTLTDLGGVILANACGPCIGMWKRVDMKTGERNTIITSFNRNFAKRNDGNPDTLAFVASPEIVTALAIAGTISFNPLTDELVNEKGEKVKLEAPVGDELPARGFDPGESGFISPAEDGSSVEVKVSPSSDRLQLLEPFTPWDGNDPENLPVLLKAKGKCTTDHISMAGPWLKYRGHLDNISNNMFIGAINAYTGDPGKVKNVVTGEYKSVPEVAREYKASGLNWVVVGDENYGEGSSREHAALEPRHLGGRAIIVKSFARIHETNLKKQGMLPLTFANPADYDKIREGDRVSLKGLKEFAPGKQVTLIIKHADGSTEECKLNHTFNERQFDWFKAGSALNLIAKAGK comes from the coding sequence ATGACAGCCAATCTTGATATGATCAGGAAAGTTTACGAAGGATTTGCGGGTAAGGTGGAGCATGCCCGCACACTTTTGGGCAGACCACTTACTTACGCCGAAAAGATTTTATATACTCATCTTTGGGAACTTCCTTCATCTCCACTTACACGAGGCAAGGATTATGCCGATTTGGCTCCCGACCGTGTAGCCATGCAGGATGCAACTGCCCAGATGGCACTTCTGCAGTTTATGTCAGCCGGAAAGAAGGAAGCTGCGGTTCCTTCAACTGTTCATTGTGATCACCTGATTCAGGCACAGACCGGCGCTGTTGATGATCTCAACAGAGCAAACACTGACAACCGGGAAGTATATGATTTCCTTGAAAGTGTCAGTAGCAAATACGGAATCGGATTTTGGAAACCGGGTGCAGGAATCATCCATCAGGTGGTTCTTGAAAACTATGCATTCCCTGGTGGAATGATGATCGGTACCGACTCCCACACACCAAATGCAGGCGGACTCGGAATGATTGCCATTGGTGTTGGCGGTGCTGATGCGGTTGATGTGATGGCAGGAATGGCTTGGGAACTTAAATGGCCCAAACTCATCGGTGTAAAACTTACCGGAAAACTGAACGGCTGGACATCTCCAAAAGATGTTATTCTCAAACTTGCCGGCATCCTGACCGTGAAGGGTGGAACTGGTGCGATTGTTGAATATTTCGGTGAGGGAACTGAATCGATATCATGTACAGGCAAGGGAACCATCTGTAACATGGGAGCTGAAATTGGTGCCACAACTTCACTTTTCCCTTATGATGCGAAAATGGCAGCATATCTTAAATCGACAGCAAGGGAAGACCTCGCTGCACTCGCTGATGACATTGCCTCAGAACTCAAAGCCGATTCAGATGTGGCTGCAAATCCTGAAAAATATTTTGACCAGATAATTGAAATCAATTTAAGTGAACTCGAACCACATGTAAACGGTCCTTTCACCCCTGATCTCGCATGGCCCATCTCAAAACTTAAAGAAGCAGCTAAAGAGAACAACTATCCTGAAAAACTGAGTGTTGCTCTTATCGGAAGCTGCACCAATTCAAGCTATGAAGATATTGACAGATCAACAAACATTGCCCGTCAGGCTCTCGCCAAAGGATTGAAAGCGAAATCACAGTTTACAATCACTCCGGGTTCCGAGCAGGTAAGGGCAACCATCGAAAGGGACGGTCAGTTGCAGACTCTTACCGATCTTGGCGGTGTAATTCTTGCAAACGCCTGCGGACCTTGCATCGGCATGTGGAAAAGAGTTGATATGAAGACAGGTGAGAGAAACACCATAATCACCTCTTTCAACAGAAACTTTGCGAAAAGAAATGACGGAAATCCTGATACTCTTGCATTTGTCGCATCTCCCGAAATAGTTACTGCACTGGCAATAGCCGGCACCATTTCGTTCAATCCGCTCACCGATGAACTTGTAAACGAAAAGGGTGAAAAAGTAAAACTTGAAGCCCCGGTTGGTGATGAACTTCCTGCAAGAGGATTTGATCCGGGTGAAAGCGGATTTATTTCGCCGGCAGAGGATGGATCCTCGGTTGAAGTAAAAGTATCACCATCGAGTGACAGGTTACAGCTCCTTGAACCCTTTACTCCCTGGGACGGTAACGACCCCGAGAACCTCCCCGTCCTTTTAAAAGCCAAAGGGAAGTGTACCACAGATCATATTTCGATGGCAGGTCCCTGGTTGAAATACCGCGGACATCTTGACAACATTTCAAACAACATGTTCATTGGAGCAATTAATGCTTATACAGGTGATCCCGGCAAGGTAAAAAATGTTGTGACGGGTGAATACAAATCAGTTCCTGAAGTTGCACGCGAATATAAAGCCTCCGGTTTAAACTGGGTTGTTGTTGGTGATGAAAATTATGGTGAGGGATCCAGCCGTGAACACGCTGCACTTGAACCAAGGCACCTCGGTGGCAGAGCGATAATCGTAAAAAGTTTCGCCAGAATTCACGAGACCAATCTGAAAAAACAGGGCATGCTTCCTCTTACATTTGCCAATCCGGCAGATTATGACAAAATAAGGGAGGGTGACCGTGTTTCCCTAAAAGGTCTGAAGGAATTCGCACCCGGCAAACAGGTTACACTCATTATAAAACACGCTGATGGCTCAACTGAAGAATGTAAACTGAACCACACTTTCAACGAAAGACAGTTTGACTGGTTCAAAGCCGGCAGTGCTCTCAATCTGATCGCAAAAGCCGGTAAGTAA